A stretch of the Notamacropus eugenii isolate mMacEug1 chromosome 2, mMacEug1.pri_v2, whole genome shotgun sequence genome encodes the following:
- the COASY gene encoding bifunctional coenzyme A synthase isoform X2: MSAFRSGLLVLTSPLAALTPRLAPILTSAARLVEQTLYVHLQPGLSLAGPAQPHSSHVQATVEIINLITGLYAGADTYRHLDIRILLTNIRTKNPTPPPSLGSVQNLAHPPEVVLTDFQTLDGGQYNPVKQQLERYATSCYSCCPQLVSVLLYPEYDPGDTSTDSSVVPCASSLWSASPMPPSPKHPLQGYNHVVVGGTFDHLHNAHKLLLTVACLLAQKRLLVGVADKDLLENKVLRELLQPYTDRVKHLSEFLVDMKPSLVFDIVPLLDPYGPAGTDPSLECLVVSEETYRGGLAVNCRRLENGMEELALHQILLLKNSDHSESEEDKVSSSSFRQRLLGTLLRPLSKRPDLPSNVYVVGLTGPSGSGKSSVALLLQELGAKVIDSDQLGHRAYAPDGPAYQTVIEAFGTDILHEDGTINRKILSSRVFGNKKELKKLTDIVWPVIAKISQEEINKAPAEGKTICVIDAALLLEAGWNNMVHEVWTVIVPEKEALRRIMERDGLSEAAAKSRLQNQMSNQQYVDQSHVVLSTLWEPHITRRQVEKAWTLLQERIKSQ; this comes from the exons ATGTCTGCCTTCCGATCTGGCCTCTTGGTGCTGACATCTCCGTTGGCAGCCCTGACCCCACGCCTGGCTCCCATTCTGACCTCTGCAGCCCGCCTGGTGGAGCAGACCCTGTACGTCCACCTGCAGCCCGGCCTCAGCCTGGCTGGGCCTGCCCAGCCCCACTCCAGCCACGTGCAGGCCACTGTGGagatcatcaatctcatcacggGCCTCTATGCTGGTGCTGATACCTATAGGCACCTGGACATCCGAATCCTGCTGACCAACATCCGGACCAAGAACCCAACCCCGCCACCTTCACTTGGCTCTGTGCAGAACCTCGCCCATCCCCCTGAAGTGGTATTGACAGACTTCCAGACCCTTGATGGGGGCCAGTACAACCCAGTTAAGCAACAGCTAGAGCGATATGCCACCAGCTGTTACAGCTGCTGCCCTCAGCTGGTCTCTGTGTTGCTCTACCCAGAGTATGATCCAGGGGATACTTCCACAGATTCATCAGTGGTACCCTGTGCCTCTAGTCTTTGGTCAGCCTCCCCTATGCCTCCATCTCCCAAACACCCCCTACAAGGCTACAACCATGTGGTAGTAGGGGGAACATTTGACCATCTGCACAATGCCCACAAGTTACTGCTTACGGTTGCCTGCCTCCTAGCCCAAAAGAGGCTCCTGGTTGGAGTAGCAGACAAAGACTTATTGGAAA aTAAAGTGCTCCGGGAGTTACTCCAACCATATACAGATAGGGTGAAACATCTGAGTGAGTTCCTGGTGGACATGAAGCCATCCTTGGTCTTTGACATAGTCCCCCTCCTAGATCCCTACGGTCCAGCTGGCACTGATCCTTCCTTGGAGTGCTTGGTGGTTAGCGAGGAGACTTACCGTGGGGGGTTGGCTGTCAACTGCCGACGCCTTGAGAAT GGTATGGAAGAGCTGGCTTTGCATCAGATTTTGTTACTGAAGAACTCAGACCACAGTGAGAGTGAGGAAGACAAAGTTAGCTCCTCCAGTTTCCGTCAGCGATTGCTGGGAACCCTCCTTCGACCCCTCAGT AAGAGACCAGACCTCCCGTCTAATGTCTATGTAGTGGGGCTGACAGGGCCGAGTGGCTCAGGCAAGAGTTCAGTGGCCCTGTTACTTCAAGAGCTGGGGGCAAAGGTCATTGATAGTGACCAGCTGGGACATCGGGCCTATGCACCTGATGGCCCTGCCTACCAGACTGTGATAGAGGCCTTTGGAACTG ATATTCTTCATGAAGATGGCACCATCAACAGAAAGATTCTAAGTAGTCGAGTGTTTGGGAACAAG AAAGAGCTGAAGAAACTCACAGACATTGTGTGGCCAGTCATTGCCAAGATCAGCCAAGAGGAGATCAACAAAGCTCCAGCTGAGG GGAAGACCATATGCGTGATTGATGCGGCCTTGCTGCTGGAAGCCGGCTGGAACAACATGGTCCATGAGGTGTGGACAGTCATTGTTCCAGAGAAAGAG GCGTTAAGGCGCATCATGGAGAGAGATGGTCTGAGCGAAGCTGCTGCAAAGAGTCGCCTACAGAACCAAATGAGTAATCAGCAGTATGTGGACCAGAGCCATGTGGTGTTGAGTACGCTCTGGGAGCCACATATTACCCGAAGACAG GTGGAAAAGGCCTGGACTCTTCTGCAGGAACGAATCAAGAGCCAGTAA
- the COASY gene encoding bifunctional coenzyme A synthase isoform X1 → MSAFRSGLLVLTSPLAALTPRLAPILTSAARLVEQTLYVHLQPGLSLAGPAQPHSSHVQATVEIINLITGLYAGADTYRHLDIRILLTNIRTKNPTPPPSLGSVQNLAHPPEVVLTDFQTLDGGQYNPVKQQLERYATSCYSCCPQLVSVLLYPEYDPGDTSTDSSVVPCASSLWSASPMPPSPKHPLQGYNHVVVGGTFDHLHNAHKLLLTVACLLAQKRLLVGVADKDLLENKVLRELLQPYTDRVKHLSEFLVDMKPSLVFDIVPLLDPYGPAGTDPSLECLVVSEETYRGGLAVNCRRLENGMEELALHQILLLKNSDHSESEEDKVSSSSFRQRLLGTLLRPLSKRPDLPSNVYVVGLTGPSGSGKSSVALLLQELGAKVIDSDQLGHRAYAPDGPAYQTVIEAFGTVLIFGILDILHEDGTINRKILSSRVFGNKKELKKLTDIVWPVIAKISQEEINKAPAEGKTICVIDAALLLEAGWNNMVHEVWTVIVPEKEALRRIMERDGLSEAAAKSRLQNQMSNQQYVDQSHVVLSTLWEPHITRRQVEKAWTLLQERIKSQ, encoded by the exons ATGTCTGCCTTCCGATCTGGCCTCTTGGTGCTGACATCTCCGTTGGCAGCCCTGACCCCACGCCTGGCTCCCATTCTGACCTCTGCAGCCCGCCTGGTGGAGCAGACCCTGTACGTCCACCTGCAGCCCGGCCTCAGCCTGGCTGGGCCTGCCCAGCCCCACTCCAGCCACGTGCAGGCCACTGTGGagatcatcaatctcatcacggGCCTCTATGCTGGTGCTGATACCTATAGGCACCTGGACATCCGAATCCTGCTGACCAACATCCGGACCAAGAACCCAACCCCGCCACCTTCACTTGGCTCTGTGCAGAACCTCGCCCATCCCCCTGAAGTGGTATTGACAGACTTCCAGACCCTTGATGGGGGCCAGTACAACCCAGTTAAGCAACAGCTAGAGCGATATGCCACCAGCTGTTACAGCTGCTGCCCTCAGCTGGTCTCTGTGTTGCTCTACCCAGAGTATGATCCAGGGGATACTTCCACAGATTCATCAGTGGTACCCTGTGCCTCTAGTCTTTGGTCAGCCTCCCCTATGCCTCCATCTCCCAAACACCCCCTACAAGGCTACAACCATGTGGTAGTAGGGGGAACATTTGACCATCTGCACAATGCCCACAAGTTACTGCTTACGGTTGCCTGCCTCCTAGCCCAAAAGAGGCTCCTGGTTGGAGTAGCAGACAAAGACTTATTGGAAA aTAAAGTGCTCCGGGAGTTACTCCAACCATATACAGATAGGGTGAAACATCTGAGTGAGTTCCTGGTGGACATGAAGCCATCCTTGGTCTTTGACATAGTCCCCCTCCTAGATCCCTACGGTCCAGCTGGCACTGATCCTTCCTTGGAGTGCTTGGTGGTTAGCGAGGAGACTTACCGTGGGGGGTTGGCTGTCAACTGCCGACGCCTTGAGAAT GGTATGGAAGAGCTGGCTTTGCATCAGATTTTGTTACTGAAGAACTCAGACCACAGTGAGAGTGAGGAAGACAAAGTTAGCTCCTCCAGTTTCCGTCAGCGATTGCTGGGAACCCTCCTTCGACCCCTCAGT AAGAGACCAGACCTCCCGTCTAATGTCTATGTAGTGGGGCTGACAGGGCCGAGTGGCTCAGGCAAGAGTTCAGTGGCCCTGTTACTTCAAGAGCTGGGGGCAAAGGTCATTGATAGTGACCAGCTGGGACATCGGGCCTATGCACCTGATGGCCCTGCCTACCAGACTGTGATAGAGGCCTTTGGAACTG TTCTTATTTTTGGCATCCTAGATATTCTTCATGAAGATGGCACCATCAACAGAAAGATTCTAAGTAGTCGAGTGTTTGGGAACAAG AAAGAGCTGAAGAAACTCACAGACATTGTGTGGCCAGTCATTGCCAAGATCAGCCAAGAGGAGATCAACAAAGCTCCAGCTGAGG GGAAGACCATATGCGTGATTGATGCGGCCTTGCTGCTGGAAGCCGGCTGGAACAACATGGTCCATGAGGTGTGGACAGTCATTGTTCCAGAGAAAGAG GCGTTAAGGCGCATCATGGAGAGAGATGGTCTGAGCGAAGCTGCTGCAAAGAGTCGCCTACAGAACCAAATGAGTAATCAGCAGTATGTGGACCAGAGCCATGTGGTGTTGAGTACGCTCTGGGAGCCACATATTACCCGAAGACAG GTGGAAAAGGCCTGGACTCTTCTGCAGGAACGAATCAAGAGCCAGTAA